A genomic segment from Luteolibacter ambystomatis encodes:
- a CDS encoding alpha-ketoglutarate-dependent dioxygenase AlkB family protein, with product MDLFGPGSAFNLLPCDGDARYHGPVMTKAEADEFLARLLETIPWRHDELVMFGRKIVTTREIAWFGNPGLSYTYSGTTKQPLPWTAELLELKALAERLSGSAFNSCLLNLYHHGGEGMGWHSDDEASIVRDSAIASLSFGAERKFALRHKRTSATTSLTLANGSLLVMAGITQTHWLHSLPKMKKVTTPRINLTFRLMRED from the coding sequence ATGGATCTCTTCGGCCCCGGCTCCGCGTTCAACCTGCTGCCGTGTGATGGCGATGCCCGCTACCACGGCCCGGTGATGACGAAGGCGGAGGCCGATGAATTCCTCGCCCGCCTGCTGGAGACGATTCCATGGCGGCACGATGAACTGGTGATGTTCGGCAGGAAGATCGTCACCACGCGGGAGATCGCGTGGTTCGGCAATCCGGGTCTCTCCTACACCTACTCCGGCACCACCAAACAACCGCTGCCGTGGACGGCGGAGCTGCTGGAATTGAAAGCCCTTGCCGAGCGCCTCAGCGGGAGTGCCTTCAATTCCTGCCTGCTCAATCTCTATCACCACGGCGGCGAAGGCATGGGCTGGCACAGCGATGATGAGGCCTCCATCGTGCGCGACTCGGCCATCGCTTCGCTGAGCTTCGGCGCGGAACGGAAGTTCGCCTTGCGTCACAAACGCACCAGCGCAACCACCTCTCTCACCCTCGCGAATGGCAGCCTTCTCGTCATGGCGGGCATCACCCAAACCCACTGGCTTCACAGCCTGCCGAAGATGAAGAAGGTCACGACCCCGCGGATCAACCTGACGTTCCGCCTGATGCGCGAGGATTGA
- a CDS encoding alpha-galactosidase, which translates to MPRVSIALAGFIGLSLTAAADDLIPIQTDSTTLLFRVDGKKELHQLYLGEKSKAPTTAPEKPKEDPAYPGGGGIFIGDPAVRARHADGGTSTELRYVSHETKETAPGDTLTRIQLKDGHYPFFVDLYFRAHAKEEVIEQWTEIRHEEDKPVLLQNFASASLTFRQNELWLTHYHGEWANEMNPVEEKLTPGSKLIDNKYGVMGTQYVGAHFLLGIDGKPRENEGTVLAASLAWSGNFAFNFERMDGGVTRVNAGMNPYASERVLAPKEPFQTPHLIYTLSTTGKGEAARRFHRWARQFGVRDGAKPQLVINNNWEATGFDFDEKKIIEIMKGSKDLGAEIFLLDDGWFGNGKHARLADNAGLGDWEPNKDRLPNGLKPFTDAGKEAGIQFGIWVEPEMVNVRSDLYEKHPDWIITAPGRDLHFRRNQLVLDMTRPEVQEHAFNCIDKTLQSAPDTTYVKWDCNRYITQPGSSYLNAGLQSHLWIDYVRGLYKVMDQVAKKYPNVTFMVCSGGGGRVDYGSLSRFQQFWPSDNTDPVRRISMQWDYAQFFPATAISAHATHWGKRPLKFVFDVAMSARLGMDLDPRHLSDEDRAIAKQAIELYKTRLRPIVQFGELYRLESPYETKRPSTSYVTADKSQAVVFAWQTGDDSNSPDHPLKLQGLDPAKTYHLEEVNVKPGASSTLEANGKDLTGKQLAEEGLKLPLAKNLESVVILLTAK; encoded by the coding sequence ATGCCCCGAGTATCCATTGCTCTTGCCGGCTTCATCGGCCTCTCCCTCACGGCAGCGGCTGATGACCTGATTCCCATCCAGACCGATTCCACCACGCTCCTGTTCCGCGTGGATGGGAAAAAGGAACTCCACCAGCTCTACCTGGGCGAAAAATCGAAGGCACCCACCACGGCGCCGGAGAAGCCCAAGGAAGATCCCGCCTATCCCGGCGGTGGCGGCATCTTCATCGGCGATCCCGCCGTCCGCGCCCGTCACGCCGATGGCGGCACCTCGACGGAGCTACGCTACGTTTCCCATGAGACGAAGGAAACCGCACCCGGCGACACGCTCACGCGCATCCAGCTCAAGGACGGACACTATCCTTTCTTCGTGGACCTGTATTTCCGCGCCCATGCGAAGGAGGAGGTGATCGAACAGTGGACCGAGATCCGCCATGAGGAGGACAAGCCGGTGCTGCTCCAAAACTTCGCCTCCGCCAGCCTGACCTTCCGCCAGAACGAGCTGTGGCTGACCCACTATCACGGTGAATGGGCGAACGAGATGAACCCGGTGGAGGAGAAACTCACACCGGGCTCGAAGCTCATCGACAACAAGTATGGCGTGATGGGCACCCAGTACGTCGGTGCGCACTTCCTGCTGGGGATCGATGGCAAGCCGCGTGAAAATGAAGGCACGGTATTGGCTGCCAGCCTCGCATGGTCCGGCAACTTCGCCTTCAACTTCGAGCGCATGGACGGCGGCGTGACCCGCGTCAACGCCGGGATGAATCCCTACGCGTCCGAGCGTGTACTCGCACCGAAGGAGCCCTTCCAAACGCCGCATCTGATCTACACGCTCAGCACCACCGGCAAGGGCGAGGCCGCGCGCCGCTTCCACCGCTGGGCACGCCAGTTCGGCGTGCGCGATGGTGCGAAGCCACAGCTCGTGATCAACAACAACTGGGAGGCCACCGGCTTCGACTTCGATGAGAAGAAGATCATCGAGATCATGAAGGGTTCGAAGGATCTCGGTGCGGAGATTTTCCTGCTGGATGACGGTTGGTTTGGGAATGGCAAGCACGCGCGCCTCGCGGACAACGCCGGTCTCGGCGATTGGGAGCCGAACAAGGACCGGCTGCCAAACGGCCTGAAACCCTTCACCGATGCGGGCAAGGAGGCCGGTATCCAGTTCGGCATCTGGGTGGAGCCGGAGATGGTGAACGTAAGGTCCGATCTCTACGAGAAGCATCCGGACTGGATCATCACCGCGCCGGGCCGCGATCTTCATTTCCGCCGTAACCAGCTCGTGCTGGATATGACGCGGCCCGAAGTCCAGGAGCACGCCTTCAACTGCATCGACAAGACGCTGCAATCCGCACCGGACACCACCTACGTGAAGTGGGACTGCAACCGCTACATCACCCAGCCCGGATCGAGCTATCTCAATGCCGGTCTTCAATCGCACCTGTGGATCGACTACGTGCGCGGCCTCTACAAGGTGATGGACCAGGTGGCGAAGAAGTATCCCAACGTGACCTTCATGGTCTGCTCCGGTGGTGGCGGCCGCGTGGACTACGGTTCGCTCTCGCGCTTCCAGCAGTTCTGGCCGAGCGACAACACCGATCCGGTGCGCCGCATTTCGATGCAGTGGGACTACGCGCAGTTCTTCCCCGCCACCGCCATCAGCGCCCACGCCACCCACTGGGGCAAGCGTCCGCTCAAGTTCGTCTTCGATGTGGCCATGAGCGCGCGCCTCGGCATGGATCTCGATCCGCGCCACCTGAGCGACGAGGACCGCGCCATCGCAAAGCAGGCGATCGAACTCTACAAGACCCGCCTCCGCCCCATCGTGCAGTTCGGCGAACTCTATCGCCTCGAGAGCCCCTACGAAACCAAGCGTCCATCCACGTCGTACGTCACTGCGGACAAATCGCAGGCGGTCGTGTTCGCGTGGCAGACCGGCGATGATTCCAACAGCCCGGATCATCCGCTGAAGCTCCAGGGTCTCGATCCGGCGAAGACTTATCACCTCGAGGAAGTAAACGTGAAGCCGGGTGCAAGCTCCACCCTCGAAGCCAATGGCAAGGATCTCACCGGCAAACAACTCGCCGAAGAAGGACTCAAGCTTCCACTCGCGAAGAACCTCGAAAGTGTGGTGATTCTTCTCACCGCGAAGTAA
- a CDS encoding FecR domain-containing protein, whose protein sequence is MKAPDSELRRLTDAWHDGTISRGDALRLEERLLADTAARDYFFEISELEGGLAEAAAMLPPIAAKPRPQSTTGSWWKMAAVFVIGAASGALAWKMTGAKSPAGGRSFGPEATITGMMGVTWDGVAGDRSVDLKHGSGTTRITSGLLEVTFGSGTRTVIEGPANFEVTGHNSMSLTYGKVVADVPKGAEGFTVNYADGRIVDLGTEFGVDIGRGEKVANFGVFRGEIEFQPKGEGARPVRLLENHAVLAGEGRIQSVPFDQAKFTRRFPSREFAWEVKEAAAETTWDYDISHLVWKPGHYRVICKWMTGPHGVATRGAELRLDDVLVASDDHPGFTGLASLTKNNEYDLNVAGDHYRRGKWTLRLHVKPDWLADKPAVARGVVLVEEGLAVNAKPEDFIGTWEYLHDGQSFKRTFRPDGTADLLIDGKPYSTFANSHWIVKDGCLELTVPEASGPIIERHLLRDPETLVFTNRPYRDAIRAKK, encoded by the coding sequence ATGAAAGCCCCCGACTCCGAACTCCGGCGCCTTACGGACGCCTGGCACGACGGGACCATCTCCCGCGGCGACGCCCTGCGGCTGGAAGAACGCCTCCTAGCCGATACCGCCGCGCGCGACTATTTCTTCGAAATCTCCGAACTCGAAGGTGGCCTCGCGGAAGCTGCGGCCATGCTGCCGCCCATCGCGGCAAAACCGCGTCCGCAGTCCACCACCGGCTCATGGTGGAAAATGGCGGCCGTCTTCGTCATCGGCGCGGCCAGTGGCGCGCTCGCGTGGAAAATGACCGGCGCGAAATCGCCCGCAGGCGGCAGGTCATTCGGTCCGGAGGCAACGATCACCGGCATGATGGGAGTGACGTGGGACGGCGTGGCCGGTGACCGCTCGGTGGATCTGAAACACGGCTCGGGAACCACCCGCATCACCTCCGGGCTGCTGGAAGTCACCTTCGGCAGTGGCACGCGCACGGTGATCGAAGGTCCGGCCAACTTCGAGGTGACGGGCCATAATTCGATGTCCCTGACCTACGGCAAGGTGGTGGCGGACGTGCCAAAGGGCGCGGAAGGATTCACGGTGAATTATGCGGACGGACGGATCGTCGATCTCGGCACGGAATTCGGTGTCGACATCGGCCGCGGGGAGAAAGTTGCCAACTTCGGCGTCTTCCGGGGAGAGATCGAATTCCAGCCGAAGGGCGAGGGGGCCCGGCCGGTGCGGCTGTTGGAAAACCACGCCGTGCTCGCCGGGGAGGGACGCATCCAATCGGTGCCCTTCGACCAGGCCAAGTTCACCCGCCGGTTCCCGTCCCGCGAATTCGCCTGGGAAGTCAAAGAAGCCGCGGCCGAAACAACGTGGGACTACGATATCAGCCATCTCGTGTGGAAGCCCGGCCACTACCGCGTCATCTGCAAATGGATGACCGGCCCACACGGTGTGGCCACCCGCGGTGCGGAACTGAGGCTGGACGACGTACTGGTGGCCTCGGATGATCACCCGGGCTTCACCGGGCTCGCCTCGCTGACCAAGAACAATGAATACGATCTCAATGTGGCCGGAGACCACTACCGGCGCGGCAAGTGGACGCTGCGGCTGCATGTGAAACCGGACTGGCTGGCGGACAAACCCGCGGTGGCACGCGGAGTGGTTCTGGTGGAGGAAGGCCTCGCCGTGAATGCGAAGCCGGAGGACTTCATCGGCACGTGGGAATACCTTCACGACGGCCAATCGTTCAAACGCACCTTCCGTCCGGATGGAACGGCCGATCTCCTGATCGATGGCAAACCTTACAGCACCTTTGCCAACAGCCATTGGATCGTGAAGGACGGCTGCCTGGAGCTGACCGTCCCGGAAGCCAGCGGCCCCATCATCGAACGCCATCTGCTGCGCGATCCGGAGACGCTCGTGTTTACGAACCGTCCCTACCGGGACGCGATCCGCGCCAAAAAGTAA
- a CDS encoding sigma-70 family RNA polymerase sigma factor, translating into MTIPFPAPGDPPRLSEQEFDLLLAAAQPRLRGYVASILGGWSDVDDLVQETNLVLIQKQGVFEAGTNFISWAFRVAYFKATTWRRDRQREGRVVFSETAFQELAAHAEERFTTRDGSSETLAECLKRLPAQERELVEVKYVQRQSLVDHARTLGCSAQSLHKRISRIRLALRDCMRRQSHSERS; encoded by the coding sequence ATGACGATTCCTTTTCCAGCTCCCGGGGACCCGCCACGGCTCTCCGAGCAGGAATTCGACCTGCTGCTGGCGGCCGCCCAGCCGCGGCTGAGGGGGTACGTGGCCTCGATCCTCGGCGGCTGGTCGGACGTGGACGATCTCGTGCAGGAAACCAATCTGGTGCTGATCCAGAAGCAGGGGGTTTTCGAGGCCGGAACGAATTTCATCTCATGGGCCTTCCGCGTGGCCTACTTCAAGGCGACCACCTGGCGGCGCGACCGCCAGCGCGAGGGCCGGGTGGTCTTCAGCGAAACCGCATTCCAAGAGCTGGCGGCCCACGCCGAAGAACGATTCACCACCCGCGACGGCAGCAGCGAAACGCTGGCCGAGTGCCTGAAACGCCTGCCCGCCCAGGAGCGCGAACTGGTGGAAGTGAAATACGTCCAGCGCCAATCGCTGGTCGACCACGCCCGGACGCTGGGCTGCAGCGCCCAATCGCTTCACAAGCGGATCTCGCGCATCCGCCTCGCCCTGCGTGACTGCATGCGGCGGCAATCCCACTCCGAACGCTCATGA
- a CDS encoding LL-diaminopimelate aminotransferase: protein MATINSNFLKLKAGYLFPEIARRVKAYSEANPDKAGRIIRCGIGDVTEALPPAVVKAMHEGVDELANRSTFHGYGPEQGYEFLRQAIVDNQFANLGIEADEVFISDGSKCDTGNILDIFGKGNRTGITDPVYPVYVDTNVMAGNTGDANDNGAYEGLVYLECNAANGFVAAPPCDKLDLVYLCFPNNPTGAVATREQLEAWVKYAQENDTIILFDAAYEAFIQDSSIPRSIFEIEGARDVAIEFRSFSKNGGFTGVRCAYVVIPKTVTGKSESGERIPLHRLWSRRHSTKFNGASYPVQKAAAAVFSTEGKEQVAALIEHYMGNAKLLRETAQALGLQVFGGVNAPYVWVGCPAGLTSWDMFDKMLEEAQVVITPGSGFGAAGEGWFRISAFNSRANVEEVCSRLKALVS from the coding sequence ATGGCCACGATCAATTCCAATTTCCTGAAGCTCAAAGCCGGATACCTCTTTCCTGAAATCGCCCGCCGCGTGAAGGCCTACTCGGAAGCGAACCCGGACAAGGCCGGCCGCATCATCCGCTGCGGCATCGGCGACGTGACCGAGGCCCTGCCGCCCGCCGTGGTGAAGGCCATGCACGAGGGTGTGGACGAGCTCGCCAACCGCAGCACTTTCCACGGCTATGGCCCGGAGCAGGGCTATGAGTTCCTCCGCCAGGCGATCGTGGACAACCAGTTCGCCAACCTCGGCATCGAGGCCGATGAGGTTTTCATCTCGGACGGGTCGAAGTGCGACACCGGCAACATTCTCGACATCTTTGGCAAGGGCAATCGCACCGGCATCACCGACCCGGTGTATCCCGTCTATGTTGATACCAATGTCATGGCCGGAAACACCGGCGATGCCAATGACAACGGCGCCTACGAAGGTCTTGTTTACCTCGAGTGCAATGCCGCCAACGGCTTCGTTGCCGCTCCGCCCTGCGACAAGCTCGATCTCGTCTATCTCTGCTTCCCGAACAACCCGACCGGCGCCGTGGCCACCCGCGAGCAGCTTGAGGCCTGGGTGAAATACGCGCAGGAGAACGACACCATCATCCTCTTCGATGCCGCCTACGAGGCCTTCATCCAGGATTCCTCGATCCCGCGCTCGATCTTTGAGATCGAAGGTGCCCGCGATGTCGCCATCGAGTTCCGTTCGTTCTCGAAGAATGGTGGTTTCACCGGCGTCCGCTGTGCTTACGTCGTGATTCCCAAGACCGTCACCGGCAAGTCGGAGTCCGGCGAGCGTATCCCGCTGCACCGTCTCTGGTCGCGCCGCCACAGCACCAAGTTCAATGGTGCCAGCTACCCGGTCCAGAAGGCCGCCGCCGCCGTGTTCTCCACGGAGGGCAAGGAGCAGGTCGCCGCGCTGATCGAGCACTACATGGGCAATGCCAAGCTGCTCCGCGAAACCGCGCAGGCGCTCGGCCTCCAGGTCTTTGGTGGTGTGAATGCCCCGTACGTCTGGGTGGGCTGCCCGGCGGGTCTGACCTCGTGGGACATGTTCGACAAGATGCTGGAGGAAGCTCAGGTCGTCATCACTCCGGGCTCCGGATTCGGTGCCGCTGGCGAAGGCTGGTTCCGAATTTCCGCGTTCAATTCCCGCGCGAACGTCGAGGAGGTGTGCAGCCGCCTCAAGGCGCTCGTTTCGTGA